The genomic region GGACTGGAGGTCTGGAAGGTGGTCCCCCAAGACTCAGGCCTCTGAGGTAGGGGTGACCCCTATAGGAAGGAGAGAAACCAGATGGCTTAGCTAATGAGTGGCTGGACCATCACACCAGAGACCCAGCCTGACTCTGGGCGGGCACCATTACGGGGACAGCACCCATGCGGctcagagcagaggaagagaccCCACCAGGGCTGGGGGATATTGGCTGAGGTTGGGCCCCATCTGTCCTGGGCAACCTGGGTGAGGGCAGGACCTGACTGGAGAGGCTGAGTGTGGGGGTCAGTGCACCAGGTCTGGGAGGACCTTGGGGGTGCCGGAGGGCTCGTGCTGAGGTGACAGAGGAAAGCGTCCCATTCTTGGAGATTGTGTCTGAGCCCTTGGGCCAAGGCAGGGTCCGGGGAGCAGTGGCATCCTCCCTAGTGATCAAAGAAGTAATAAGAGGTCAGAagctggaggggagaagaggggagaatTTCTACATGCTTTGTCTTACTCCCCGCTCAGACAccgcttcctctcccctcccttaaAATCCACCCAATGGAATGCTGTTTCAGACAGCTGCCCAAACTCCCAGCCAAGGGAATCTAGGGAACCCTGTTCGGGCAGAGACCAGACACACTTACTTGATATCATTGGCCGGCTCCTCTAGGGCCTTGCTCCGGCGTTGGTACAAGAGGACCAGCCCAGCCAGCAGCCCCAGGCCAACCAGGGTGCCCACAACAGCTCCCGCAACCACTGCAGGCCCTGGCCCTGGAAAAGCCTTGGTGTCAGAGGGAGACCCCCAGctggtccccaccccctccaatcCCTCTACCCCACTGCCACCATAAacagttttttcttcttccattttctgtCAAGCAGAAAATGGTCAGTCAGTGACCAGACATTTGTACAAACATCTGACCAGGACAAGCTCCTTGTCCTGTTAACAATGACAGGCCTCAAGCAGGCAGGCCTCCTCTCCTCTTgcgaccccacccccaccagcgtCCAATCTTCTCCTTAACCACACTTACCCCTCACTGACCTGTGCTCACTTCCAAGGTCACATTGCACTGGGCACTGCCCACCTCATTGTGGGCCTTGCAGATATAGACTCCAGACATGGGACTGGAAAGGTTTGTGAGGCTTAAGGATCCACGGATGGCATCTATGGACACAATTGGGCCATCAGTCCAGGGACCGTCTTTCCCACTGAAAAAATTCTGTCCCTTCTGGAATGTCCTCTTTGACTCTCTGGGAGACTCATCTGTCTGTTCCCTCACGGTGGGAAAAGTTGTGATAGCCAGCATGTTGGGTTCTGCCCCTGAGTACAGAACTGCTAACTCGATGGCACGCCCCATTTCCACCGCTCAGTGTCCCTGACTGATATCTAAAAAGATTCAGAGAGGAACTGATGCCCAGAAAAACCCAACACCATGTTTACTTTTAGTTCGGATTGGCGGTGTGGTGAGATAGAACACATTAGGCTAGGAATCAGAACACCTGACCTCCAGAACAAGCCATGTGACTTTAAACAAGTTGCTTGCTATCCCTGGGTCCCAGTtttttgatctgtaaaatggggtaatatgACCTCCTTGATGGTGTTGAaagaattatatgaaataatcatTATTAACAGTTAAAGTTTATTGGccgcttactctgtgccagagaCTAAGTCCCTTACACGTACCAACTTACGAAAATTTCACAACAAACCTATGAGCTGagcactatttaaaaaatacaaataattttattataaaaatggtcACATGAAAAGTAGAAAGAGGGATGAAATGAAAATCCATATACCCACTACTTTGATTCAATGATTGCTAACATTTTGCTATACttacttcatttctctctcttcttgtgagacacttaaaaataaatgctcagCATGAGTCTCCAAAAAATAAGGACATAGACCACATAACTACAATACCACTGCCGCATCTGATAAGTTAATAATCCTCTAAAGGAATTATCTAATACCTAATACTAATTATCTAATCATCCATATTGAAAATGTCCCAGTTGTCCCAAAACATCTTTTATAACTAATGGGTTCAAATCAGGGCTCTGACATCCCCGTTTTACAAATGGAAGCACAGTCACGcggctagtaaatggcagagctagaatttgaatGCAGATTATCTAGCTCCAGAGCCTCTTCAGTAACGTAAGTTTACAGCACGTGTAAGCCTCCAACACAGTGGCTGCACCTGCTGggccctcttccccccccccttctctccACAGCCTCCTCCGCCCCAGGACTTTGCAGCATTGCCTCCCCTTTTCACCCCAGTCCCTCTGGTGCCTCTCatctttccctcccccagccacagCCTCAAGCTCCCTCACCTAAAACTGGTGCAAAGAAAACCTGGGCGGATGGGGGTGCCCGCTCCCACTGGTACTGGGCAGCTGGCTTACTCCTTGGGGACTGGCAGCTCAGGGTCACGTTGGTCCCCACACGGGGCACACCCAGGAGACGGCAGGATGGAGAAGCTGGAGGAACTGGAGCAGGGAGACAGGTTAAAAACTCAACCCCAAGGGACCAACagatccctcccacccacccccaaacacCCCCCCCCTTCTGTCACTCTGTCTGCCCTCCTCTAACCCTTACAGTCAGccatttgggagagagagctgCCTGGCCTccactggggctggggaaggtgtTGCCAAGTGTGCGCTTCTCACTTACCCAGCACCCTGAGCTCTAGAGTTTTGCTGCTGTGGCTCCTTTTGATGCCTTGGTGGTCTTGCACATTCACAGAGCAGCGGTAGGACCCAGAGTCTTTTTCCTGGAGGCCCTGCAGCCGCAGGGACACATTCTGGGAGGGCATGGAGTAGACCAGGGAGACCCCCGGTTTGCTTGACGTGACCCCACTGATGTACGCCAACACCTGGTGTGGGACAAGATGCCTCCCCATTATTACGTGTGTGCCCTGTGCCCACAGGCTCGGCTaatccccccccaccaccacacacaagACTGACAGTCTTCAAGCCTTCCTCCCCTGTACTCACCCCTCTAACCTGTCCCAGCTCCCCGTTCACCCTCTGTCTCCCTAGGCTCCCTCTCACTGCCCCTGGGTCCTCCTCCCCACAGCAGTTCTTGATCCCCTAtgctctgtctcttcatcttCCACTTGGGGTGTTTAGAAGGGTGGTATAATGGTGAGGGATAATGTAAACAGGGGgtatttatgaaagaaacttAGATTGCAGGGGTAgatcaaagaatttttttaaaaaatcttttaataatcttctttttcttgaagATGTCCCTCCTTCCCCATGTATAAACTCAGGTCCTGTGAAACCTGGATCTACCTCTGCAATCCAAATTTCTCTCATACGTACCCCCTATTTATCAAATGACCTCTAGAAAATACTTTCCAGAACTTGGGAGGAGCCCGAGCAAATAAGGGGCTCTGAAAATGAAGTTTTCATTGGCTTCTGGGTAGATCTGCCTCTGAGAAGTCTGGTATCAGGAAGGAGGGTAGGTGTACGGTTGGGAAAGCAGACTGCCCCTTGTCTCTCAAAGGAGTGTGTAAAGGGGCAGTGGGACAGATTCGGGAAGAGAAGTGGCCTGTGACAGTATCCAAGGCATTAAGAAGGTGAAAATAGGAAGATGCTCAACTTTTTCAAGTTGTGTGAAACTTGCCCTAACACTTTCCTGGTCCTCAAACCCCGatcctcactgcccctcccccaaagcaaagcaaaatgcCTTTCCACTTTCCTGTGTTTTTTGTGTACTGGATTTCTAGGGCAagttggggaaaagaaaattttgcGGGGCAGCCTCCAAGGTCAGAACAAAAATTGAGCCGCTGAGGAGGACCTTACTTTTTCCTGAAATTCCCTCCGGGTCCCCCCTTCCCTGGCCAGTCCTCCCACTCTCACCAGCCCTTCCCCGCGCTCAGCCACAGGGTGTAGCTAGCCTCTGGCTGAGAGGCTTCCCTCCCTCACCTGGTTCAGATCCTTCCCTTCTTGCTCCAAGAACCACATCACAGCGAGCAAGTCCCACGGCTGAGACGAAGATACCTGCCCTTGCAGGGTGTACCACGCCGGGAGCACTACTTCTGCTCCTTCTACTGCCTTCAACCGGGTGAGACCAGCGGGCACGTGGAGTTGCAGCTGGGCCTGCGAGGGGGACGCTGAGGACAAAGCAAGGAGGCGTGAGCGCGGAGGAACTGGCTCCCCGCTCGCCAGTGGACCTCGCCCAGCGCGGCGGGAAGAAACGACGTCCCTCGCAGGGTCCCACCTCTGTGGGCCTCAAACACTGCCCAGGGACTGCTGACCTCGCGTCCTGCTTTCATCGGAGCTTATTCTCCGTAACCTCAGCCCGTCGGTTCCTAACAGGGGATAGGGACACGTTTCTGCGTTTATTTGTATCCAGAGGAGCAGATTTCAGAGCACCAAGAAGAGGGGGCAGATTTCCAAggcaggggcgggagggggaaGACCTCTAAGAGGAAGGGCAGGTTGAATACTTTTAACCTGCACTCTACACAGCCCACTTGCTCCCCCAATTTCCCCGGGCGAGAGTCAAGAGGGGGTAGCGACGCTGGTCAGGATACCGCCAGCGCTCCCCGCTCCTGCTTCTCAACCCGACGGGCGGAGGGGGTTGGGAGGCCGCCGGATTAGCGATTAACCCGCGGCTCGTTCTGAACTAACAGCTCCGAGCGAGAGACCTGAGCCGCCCCGCGCTCCAGCTGACCGCCGGACGACAGTGCTCCCCCGCCTCCCTCTCAGTCCCGACCCAGGGCCTCCCCTGGGGAAAGCCGAGAGTTGAGGCCCAGAAAGGAGCCCTTTTGGGGTCCAGGCTATCTGGGCGAGTCCTGTGAGGTCGCAGGAAATCACGGCAGAGCTGGAACACCAATGAAGGCCCCCCCTACCCCGACAGTCAAGTACAAGTCATCTGTCTGTGTGTGCTTGGCGTTCAGGAGGTGTACTGGGGTGTCGCTTTCAAGGAGAGGACGATGGAACCAATGCTTGCGCGATGGCGTCCAGAAACATTCACTTTTTGCCCTTCAGAGAGGCAATGGAGCAGCCGAATCCTAAGCCCTTGGGAGGAATAACCCTGGGCTTGGAGCGGCCAGGCCCGAGGAGGCTGGCCACCGTAGTCCTTGGCCTCCGCGCTCTGGAGTCCAAGACGCCATCTCCGCGTGGTGACCAGGCCGGGCTGCAGGCCCGTAAGGGCCCCGGCGCGGAGCCGGCCAGGATGCGAGCCACCCCCACGGCTTTCCGGCTGCGAGTCTTTACAGAACCCCCACCCCTATTCCTTGGCCTTCGCAGCCCGCCCCCCATCCATTTCCTGGCGGGGGTCCCAGCGGGCCGGGCGGGAAACTGGTGCCCGGTGATAAGCCAGAAGACAATGACCGGGGCGCCGCTGGACCGGAGGCGCTACAGGCGAAAACAACGTCTGCCTCAAGGAGCCCGACGCCCCCTTGGGGACCGGGGCGGACCCGGCCGGCTCGCAGGTCTCTGGAGGCCGGGACGACAGGAGGCCTGCGGGCGGTGCCGGATCTTTCCCGGCCTTTCTCCCGCGCACACCCGAGAGGCCACAAACGGTTCCCGTCGGGAAACCTGCCTGGGGGCGCGGGAGACGCGCGAGCTTCTTTCGCCGCGGGCACCCCCAGCGACCTCCCCCAGGTCCTGCATTGACCCTTTTCGCTGCGAAAGGTGGGGGTGGCGGTGGTGAAAGATAATGATGGACTCCCTGGGGTCTGGACAAATGCTCCCCGTCCTACGCCCCAGTCGGAAACTAGGAGCTGAAGGGGGCCCGAAACTTCCCCGCCCTCGGGCCTGGGTGTCCGCTGCAGCAGAAGCCCCTTGTAGCTCGCGGGGTCCGTGGTGCCATAGGGCGAGGACAGCGGAGTGGTTGGGTCCGAGTGAAGGACACAGGAGCAGCCCAAGGAAGGGACCCTTCTGGCCCACTCCGAGACCAGAGTGAGGGAGCCGGCAAGGGCCGAAGGAGCACAAAAAATGGGCCCGCTCCCCGGGGCTACTATTTTTAGTCTCCCTTTCTCTGGGAAACTCCCCCCGCGGGCTTCTCACGCCCCAGGGGCAGCAGCGCAGAGCCACCGAGGAGCGCGGAGCGAACGGGCCTCCCCGAGAGCCCAGTCCAGCCGAGCCCAGCGGAGCCGGGGCCTGCCCCCAGGGCCCTGGCCCCGAGTGCCGGTTAACTCCCGAGTGGCGGGTGGGCGGTCAGCAACCCCCGGGGGGGCGGCCAGGTCGGGACGCTGAGCCTGGGCTGtcgttgaggaaactgaggaccagagttAGGATAGAAAAAGAAGTTGCAGGAGAGGTGCAGGAGAGGCCCAAGCAACGAACTTGTACTTTTCTCCCTTGCTTCCTAAATGCCCCAGCAGAGAGATGGGGAAGTTGGGATAGAATGCAGAAAGGAAAGGGGTGCCGAGTTCACGTTGGGAGAAGGCGGCTGAGAGATTAAGGGATCCTGGAGCAGGCCCACCAAGCCTAGAAGGACAGAAATCTGTCCCGGCTTTGGTGTGGCAGGTGGGCTCCTCTGGAGCCCTCTTCGTCTGGGGACCCTAATTACCTCATGCCCCCAAACCCTTGCAGCATGAATCAGGCTAAAGGGGGCATGGGTGAGAGTTAGGTGGTCCCCATCACTGTGGCTGAATTTCACTCTATGTCTCTCTGTATCTGGTGACTTCCAACCTGAGTGAAATGAGTTAAATTTGACCTTGACAGACTCACCCTTCACCCTTTTGGGGATCCTTGAAAAGAGATGGCAAGACAGAGCCAGAGGAAGTGAAACACGCTTGTAATGGGCTTAGTTCTTGCTGGGGCTTTACTCTCCAGATGTCCCAGCGGGccatccccaggtcctgggagctACTGGAAGCCTTCAACACTCCTTAAGCACTTGCTCTAAGGAAGCGCCCTTCCTCTCTGACTCTTTGAGGAAACTCCTCTCTACTTCCTTTGTCCCTTTGGCTCTGGGAACCAATGGGGGTGGTGGACTTCATGAGGGGGGTCACAATTCTGCTCCTTTAGGCATTCAAacccctcccccatttcctgTGTCCCAAGTGACCTCACGGTCAAGCTTTCGGGGCACTTCCCTTTATTCCcagggcaggaagcaggagggGGCTAGAGGGTGGATCTGGGCTGGGGAATTGATGTGAAGTGCGTTTGTCAAGCCTGGGATCTAGGGAATTCCTGGGGGTTCTTGCATATCAGGTTGTGTGGGGGGTGTGGGCTGGAGTTAAGTCCTTAAGCTCTTTAGCCAGTGTCTCATCTAGCAGCTCAGCTCATCTGGCTCTgcggggtggaggtggggagtgcTGGTGAGGAATGGTTCCCACAACTCACATAGAGGTCTACCCAGACCCTCTCCCCTACCACACACAGTCCACGCCCAAAGTGGTAGCTGTCGGGACAGAGCGGAGACAGAAGTCAACACCAGCCAGTGATGCCCTGGGTGGGTAGATGGGGGAaggagtgtggggggaggagggcaagAGTCAGAGGCGGGAGGCAGCACCCATCCAGGTCCTTCATCAGTGCCCAAGACCACCTCCCTCAGGGTCGGATTCATCCCATGACCCATCTCAAGTCCGTTCCCCGTCCAGGTTTCACTCACCGAGGGTAGTCAGCCCCAGGAACAAAAACCGCAGCAAGCTGGTCGCAGGGGGCCTGGGCAGGGAAACCATGGCACTCCCTGGCCCCGACGGAGTCAGGGGCGCCGGCTCCGGGACACACCGACCGACAGGTGCTGAGGCGTCTCGGCAGCTGGGGCGGACGCGGGAGCCCGGCCACTGACACCGAGGGCGGCTCTAGCCAGAATCTGTGCGCGTGTGTCCCGCCGGCGGGGTGGGGACCGACGGGGACAGGGGGGCGGGGCGTTCGAGGGGGCGGAGAGGTCGCGGTCTTCCCGGGCGGGGCGTGCGGGTGACCCgccaccgggggggggggggcgggcgacTCCCGTGCTCCGACGGCCGGATCTCGCGGCCTCCACCCGAGCAGGACGCAGGGTGGGGTCGGGTAAGTCGCGGCGCCCCCACAGCCGGCCGGGGGccaggggaaaagggaagggtcCTGAACTGCCACACTGGGGCCATACCCTTCCCCCTCCGCCGCCGGCGGGTGGGAAGGAAGACGGGGAACGGAGGGAGCTTTGGGGAACTCTCCGACGTCCAGGAGCCGCCCGCACGCTTGACACCTAAGCCGGCCGGGGCTCTGGCCGGACCACCGCTCCGAGCTTCGGGGTACCGTGTCCTCCGCCTAAGCGGGGCGGCCTTcctgaaggaggaagaggggagccGCGTTGTCCCGGAGCCACTGGGCTTCCTCAGGGTGTGGGGCGGAGCGGCGGGAGGGGGACCGGTTCTCCGGAGCCGGTCGGGAGGTGCGGACGGGGAAGAGATGCGGCCGAGTCCGCCTCCGCCCAGCCCCGCAGGGACCCCTGCGGATGCTCCGGGAAAGGCCCAGAGCCGCGCCAGCCGGGGCGCGCGGGGACCGTCTGCACCTGCGAGCGGCGGAGAGAAGGGAATCCCTGAAACCCAGGCCCCAGGTCACCGGGTCTTGTGCTTCACACCCCGAGTAGGGGAAGGACTGGCGTCAGGAAGCCCCAGGAGCTGAGCAGGAAACTGAGGAAACAGGAGCCCGGCTCCCAGCTCCTCGCCTCTGAAAAGAATGGCTTATGGGCCTTATGCTGACTGGGGAAGAGGCGGGCGGCTGTGAGAAGGTAGACCGGACAAAGCCCCCCGTTTCCTTATCCCCGTATCTTCGCTGCCCCCCATCCGCCATCAGCCCCGCTCTGATCCTTTAATTCCCGGGACCAGATCTCGTTCGCTGTGAATTTAATTTAAccgtcccccccgcccccacggcCCACCCCACTACCTCCCGTCGGTCCAAAGGCACCTCTGCGCCCTCTGGCGGCCGCAGCTCCCTCACAGAAGGGCACGCACCTGTTCTTGCTTCTCAGTCCAACAGCCCAAATACAGGTAACTTCAAACATTCGGGCACCAGCTTAACCACCGAGCAAAGGTCACTGGGGGCAGAAAGCATAACAACGAATTCTTGGCGCTGCCTGCTCCGGGTGGCAGTTGACTGGGAAGAAAAGCAGCCAGGCCTGCGATCCCATTTATTCCACACAGTTCTGCTGTTTTAACACCAAGTGTGGTCCTGGTGCCTGCATGCCCCACAGACTCTCTGGGATGCCTCTGCCTGGTGTGACTTGTGTGGCTGCTCTTCAAATACCTGCCAGGCAGTGGCTTTGAGAAATGCCTGTGCAAACACTAGACCGCTCATGCAACCCCTGGAATCTAATACTTGGCAGCTGAGCCGGAGCAAAGGCAACAGAAACAGACAACTGCCAGGTCTCATACCCTTATGCAAGGATCTACAAACTTGGATCgtcaaggagagagagagagagagagagagagagagagagagagagagagagggagagagagagtgtgcctaGGGAttgttggtttggttttcctCTTCTATCACACTCAAATTTTTCCTTAGTTTACACTGCAAACCACCTCCTGTAAACATCCCTCCTTCATTTCCAGACTAGGGTTAAGTTACCCCAAATAGGTAACTCCTTCCAAGAAAGGTAGTGCAAAGTCTCTTGGTTGTATCCCAGGAATGCTAAAGCCTCTGATGACACGGGCCGTGCTCATCCCTATCAAGTGCTATATAttcactctgtgtgtgtatgtatatacatgcacaccCTCTGTAGCTAACTTTTTCGGAAAGTAGATCCCAAATAATTTGCAACATCGGAAGTAAAGCTGCAACCAAAGATGTGTAGGTGGTGAATCTTTCCATGTAACACAGGGGCCGTCCGGTTAGGACTCTTTCACTGCCTTCACCCCAACCAAAAGATCTCCCATTCTAACTCCTATTCCAACCACTTCTTTCTGCTGACCCCGAGTCAGTCAAAGTGACAGAAGTTAGCAGAGCAGCTCCACTCCTTTCTCAAAGTTTTTGCCAGGATGCCTTTTAGGATGACACTGCTCTCTACCCTTGTGTAAAATGAGAATGTGGGCAGACAACCCGGGAGTGGCCTGGAGACTGCTTCCATAAACATGTTGCATGCGAGAGCTGAGTTCATAGTTTCATATGTTAAGAGACATGCAGGTCACTAGCGTTTCTTCCAATCATACTTCATCTCATCTCTCAAAGCTCCTTCTCATGCTAATTCTTACATTTGAACATAGTGTCTCCATCCCCCCGACTCAGTTCTAAGGCTTCATTAAGGTCCACGTTTTGTCTTTAGTAGTGCTCATAGAGTTATAGGATACCCTGCTATCCTCTCTTCTAGATTGTTCTGGCCAAAGAAACTGGATATTCAGTTATCAGCAAGCTCCTTTCTTTCCAAGCTTCCAGTTCCCAGTGCTGTTTCTTCCTCTTGCCCTTACTGCTCACTCATCCCGGGTCAGATGGTGAAAACATACTGGTTCCAGGATCCAGTCTCGGCCCCCTTCTCCATGCTGCTCATGTTGCTCTAGAAATGCCCCATTCTCAGTAGTGTTAGGTAGATCTGAAACACCCTCACCAAATGTTCCCGAAAGTAACTCAACAGCAACAGAAAGtgggatgggaaaaaaaatgcatgaagcaTGTTGGCTTTGGGGTTGGTCGGTGGCAAAGTTTGGGGGGTGCCATGTGGTACTGGTAATGCTTTTTCCTGCAGCACTTAGCACTGAATATTAAGAAATTACTGCTAAAAGATGGTCAATGGAGCCTCAGCCTTCAGGTCTGTAATTCCAAGttccaaagaaaagcaaagtcagGAGAATTTCCTAAGGCCCATACGTATCGACTGCGCCCAGAGAGCTACACTCGAATTCCAAGAATATTTATACTCTCCCCGAACTAGCatccacttatttttttgtttgtttgttttattaagtaagctgtacacccaatgtgggggcatgaactcacaaccccgagatcgagagtcacatgctctaccaactgagccagccaggggccccaactAGCATCCATTTTTAGCAGCTCATATCAGAAAACAGCCAACTCCTTAAACATAGACTAAAATGACATTAATAAAAGTCATCCCATTGATTATACGCTCTCCAACCATCGAAAAATAAGCATCAACCAACCTAGAGGTATCAGGATGAGAAAAATCACTGCTTTGAGGCCATTCGGGTTGtagaaaggagaatttttttttttaatcaatatgcAATTTTATCTTCAATAGTataaaaaaagtggggaaaattATAGCTCTTACCTGGATTTGCAGTCCATCTAAAGGAGAGCACCTGAGAGATGTTGAGGGAATCACTGAAGATAAACCTTCAATCTAACAAGTCCCAGCCATGAGACCAAAGTGACCCTTGACTGCCCTTGCAGTAAACTAGTTGTTAGCCAAGAGCACTAACCTTTAAGTGGAGTGCTAGTTGATGCAAAGAAATCCCTGAAAGGTCTAAATGGGATAGCTACTTTGCTAATGGACTGATCCCTTACTACTTCCTTTACTGCGGATCACTTAAAAAGTTTTTGGATGTTTCTATtacatcttctcttttttaatgaacAGCGTGAGGACAATAAGTCCCCACTTACACTCTGAGGGAGTGGCCCCTGCCGACCGAGTGTAAAGATGAAGAATGAACATCTCTTACACATTCACGTACGTAGGGTCAGAAGGAATATCCCAGccacttttcaaaaagaaatacaaaatgcaatGTCCAGTGACTTTGGTGCTCTGCCAAGAAGTAGTGACCTTGGTCAGCGGGGTGCGGAGAGTGAAGAAATCCCGTTCCCTTTGTTCTGTACGTTCT from Zalophus californianus isolate mZalCal1 chromosome 11, mZalCal1.pri.v2, whole genome shotgun sequence harbors:
- the ESAM gene encoding endothelial cell-selective adhesion molecule isoform X1; this translates as MVSLPRPPATSLLRFLFLGLTTLASPSQAQLQLHVPAGLTRLKAVEGAEVVLPAWYTLQGQVSSSQPWDLLAVMWFLEQEGKDLNQVLAYISGVTSSKPGVSLVYSMPSQNVSLRLQGLQEKDSGSYRCSVNVQDHQGIKRSHSSKTLELRVLVPPASPSCRLLGVPRVGTNVTLSCQSPRSKPAAQYQWERAPPSAQVFFAPVLDAIRGSLSLTNLSSPMSGVYICKAHNEVGSAQCNVTLEVSTGPGPAVVAGAVVGTLVGLGLLAGLVLLYQRRSKALEEPANDIKEDATAPRTLPWPKGSDTISKNGTLSSVTSARALRHPQGPPRPGALTPTLSLSSQVLPSPRLPRTDGAQPQPISPSPGGVSSSALSRMGAVPVMVPAQSQAGSLV
- the ESAM gene encoding endothelial cell-selective adhesion molecule isoform X2, with translation MVSLPRPPATSLLRFLFLGLTTLASPSQAQLQLHVPAGLTRLKAVEGAEVVLPAWYTLQGQVSSSQPWDLLAVMWFLEQEGKDLNQVLAYISGVTSSKPGVSLVYSMPSQNVSLRLQGLQEKDSGSYRCSVNVQDHQGIKRSHSSKTLELRVLVPPASPSCRLLGVPRVGTNVTLSCQSPRSKPAAQYQWERAPPSAQVFFAPVLGPGPAVVAGAVVGTLVGLGLLAGLVLLYQRRSKALEEPANDIKEDATAPRTLPWPKGSDTISKNGTLSSVTSARALRHPQGPPRPGALTPTLSLSSQVLPSPRLPRTDGAQPQPISPSPGGVSSSALSRMGAVPVMVPAQSQAGSLV